The Sandaracinaceae bacterium genome has a segment encoding these proteins:
- a CDS encoding branched-chain amino acid transaminase has protein sequence MVDKVESIWMDGKLIPWDDANVHVLTHTLHYGLGAFEGIRCYETEDGRSAIFRLREHVRRLFESAHIVTLDIPYSQEELVDACIETVRANGLKSCYLRPLVYVGSGAMGLGAMNNETRVAIVVWKWGAYLGDEGLQKGIRARVSSFTRPGINMQMAKGKIVGHYVNSILAKREALKTGFDEAILLDAQGYVSEASGENIFMVRDGKIVTPPMGSSILGGITRDTMLRIIRDMGIEVTERLMARDELYIADEIFMCGTAAEVTPVREIDGRQIGKGERGAISKRVQDRYFQVVRGVETPEEWLTFV, from the coding sequence ATGGTCGACAAGGTCGAATCGATCTGGATGGACGGCAAGCTCATCCCTTGGGACGACGCGAACGTGCACGTGCTCACGCACACGCTGCATTACGGGCTCGGCGCGTTCGAAGGCATCCGCTGTTACGAGACGGAAGACGGACGAAGCGCCATCTTCCGCCTGCGTGAGCATGTCCGCCGGCTGTTCGAGTCGGCCCACATCGTCACGCTCGACATCCCGTACAGCCAGGAGGAGCTCGTCGACGCCTGCATCGAGACGGTGCGCGCGAACGGGCTGAAGTCCTGCTACTTGCGCCCGCTCGTCTACGTCGGCTCCGGCGCGATGGGCCTCGGCGCGATGAACAACGAGACCCGCGTCGCCATCGTCGTGTGGAAGTGGGGCGCCTACCTCGGCGACGAGGGCCTCCAGAAGGGCATCCGCGCGCGCGTCAGCTCGTTCACCCGCCCCGGCATCAACATGCAGATGGCCAAGGGCAAGATCGTCGGTCACTACGTCAACTCGATTCTCGCAAAGCGAGAGGCGCTGAAGACGGGCTTCGACGAGGCCATCCTCCTCGACGCGCAGGGCTACGTCAGCGAGGCGAGCGGCGAGAACATCTTCATGGTGCGCGACGGCAAGATCGTCACGCCTCCCATGGGCAGCTCGATCCTGGGCGGGATCACCCGGGACACGATGCTCCGCATCATCCGCGACATGGGCATCGAGGTCACCGAGCGCCTGATGGCGCGAGACGAGCTCTACATCGCCGACGAGATCTTCATGTGCGGCACCGCGGCCGAGGTCACGCCCGTGCGCGAGATCGACGGCCGCCAGATCGGCAAGGGCGAGCGCGGCGCGATCAGCAAGCGCGTGCAGGATCGCTACTTCCAGGTCGTCCGCGGGGTCGAGACCCCCGAGGAGTGGCTCACGTTCGTCTGA
- a CDS encoding response regulator gives MSRVLLVHADAAIRERVQRTLEGAGVSVHAVTSGERAMDLFIQEPADVVVIDYSLEGRDGLSTAEAIRWMPGGRRARVILTSAREPEEASLARLGADVDAFATLVGPVDEARLADEVRAAAAVEPHTAETRIVEVEEALLEAERARERVDETLDEETLDAQLAVDLAFDAAAQGDTPQVMELENATLDEPSPADWELDGVAEGREVRAIAEAARETHSDLLGRFEQMSFARVLHRLAKKRATGALICVHAPDERATTEGTEPTKVVYFRAGVPVHVRSNLVTECLGQVLTRTRRIGPEALRASLSAVRRGEGKQGEVLVSMGAIGPLELSEGLAEQLRVKLFDLFAWRRGTFRFSADRRPPLELIDLELGLAEIVTQGIRRGLAPERVLELLAADRDRFVIPRAREMVRFVQMQLDAPLRELVRRIDGRHTLGELLDSASEAGGDEARSAQLMHAMECLEAVRFADEPLRARSRAASDDVRSDDEIGDTSEAPPAPMGLPSVPSAVVATDDGELGDDAPPAETTGATRLAPSPFDAEATDPGMLPVREPSARPAEPDPAPPDTAAPDAEGSGARPATTASPEELDDRVARLFEAERHFRRGHRALDKGDAARAIGAFERAVALCGDEGQFVAYLGWARHRASPDDPAVLEAALRDADQACALAPEMSDVHRLRGRLLEVAGRHDEARDAMTRARSIEAAAAQN, from the coding sequence GTGAGCCGCGTCCTGCTCGTCCACGCCGACGCGGCGATCCGGGAGAGGGTCCAGAGGACGCTCGAGGGCGCGGGCGTCTCCGTCCACGCCGTGACGAGCGGCGAGCGCGCGATGGACCTCTTCATCCAGGAGCCCGCCGACGTCGTCGTCATCGACTACTCGCTCGAGGGGCGCGACGGGCTGTCCACGGCGGAGGCGATCCGGTGGATGCCCGGGGGCCGCCGCGCGCGCGTGATCCTGACCTCCGCGCGGGAGCCGGAGGAGGCGTCTCTGGCCCGACTGGGCGCGGACGTCGACGCCTTCGCGACCCTGGTCGGCCCGGTGGACGAGGCCCGGCTCGCCGACGAGGTCCGCGCGGCCGCGGCCGTCGAGCCGCACACCGCGGAGACCCGCATCGTGGAGGTGGAGGAGGCGCTCCTCGAGGCCGAGCGCGCGCGGGAGCGCGTGGACGAGACGCTGGACGAGGAGACGCTCGACGCGCAGCTCGCGGTGGATCTCGCCTTCGATGCCGCGGCCCAGGGCGACACGCCGCAGGTGATGGAGCTCGAGAACGCCACGCTCGACGAGCCGAGCCCGGCCGACTGGGAGCTCGACGGCGTGGCCGAGGGCCGCGAGGTCCGCGCGATCGCGGAGGCCGCGCGCGAGACGCACAGCGACCTCCTCGGACGCTTCGAGCAGATGTCGTTCGCGCGCGTGCTCCACCGCCTCGCCAAGAAGCGCGCGACGGGCGCGCTGATCTGCGTGCACGCCCCCGACGAGCGCGCGACCACCGAGGGCACCGAGCCCACCAAGGTCGTCTACTTCCGCGCGGGGGTGCCGGTGCACGTCCGCTCCAACCTCGTGACCGAGTGTCTCGGGCAGGTGCTCACACGCACCCGGCGCATCGGGCCCGAGGCCTTGCGCGCGTCGCTCTCTGCGGTCCGGCGCGGCGAAGGCAAGCAAGGCGAGGTGCTCGTCTCCATGGGCGCGATCGGGCCGCTCGAGCTCAGCGAGGGGCTCGCCGAGCAGCTCCGCGTGAAGCTCTTCGATCTCTTCGCGTGGAGGCGCGGGACCTTCCGCTTCTCGGCGGACCGACGCCCACCGCTGGAGCTGATCGATCTCGAGCTCGGCCTCGCCGAGATCGTGACGCAGGGCATCCGCCGCGGCCTCGCGCCCGAGCGCGTGCTGGAGCTGTTGGCCGCCGACCGCGACCGGTTCGTCATCCCACGCGCGAGGGAGATGGTGCGCTTCGTCCAGATGCAGCTCGACGCGCCCCTGCGCGAGCTCGTCCGCCGCATCGACGGTCGACACACGTTGGGGGAGCTCCTCGACAGCGCCAGTGAGGCGGGGGGAGACGAGGCTCGGAGCGCGCAGCTGATGCACGCGATGGAGTGCCTCGAGGCGGTGCGGTTCGCGGACGAGCCCCTGCGCGCCCGGTCGCGCGCCGCGTCCGACGACGTGCGCTCGGACGACGAGATCGGGGACACATCGGAGGCCCCACCGGCTCCGATGGGCCTGCCGAGCGTGCCCTCCGCCGTCGTCGCCACGGACGACGGAGAGCTCGGAGACGACGCGCCGCCGGCGGAGACCACCGGCGCGACCCGACTCGCGCCGTCTCCGTTCGACGCCGAGGCGACCGATCCCGGCATGCTCCCCGTGCGGGAGCCCTCCGCTCGACCGGCCGAGCCCGACCCTGCGCCGCCCGACACTGCGGCGCCCGACGCCGAGGGCTCGGGCGCGCGCCCGGCGACGACCGCTTCGCCCGAGGAGCTCGACGACCGGGTGGCGCGCCTCTTCGAGGCCGAGCGGCACTTTCGCCGCGGCCACCGCGCCCTCGACAAAGGGGACGCGGCGCGGGCCATCGGGGCGTTCGAGCGGGCGGTGGCGCTCTGCGGTGACGAGGGGCAGTTCGTCGCCTACCTCGGCTGGGCGCGGCACCGGGCGTCGCCCGACGACCCCGCGGTCCTCGAGGCGGCGCTGCGCGACGCCGACCAGGCGTGCGCGCTCGCCCCGGAGATGTCCGACGTGCATCGGCTGCGCGGTCGATTGCTCGAGGTCGCGGGTCGGCACGACGAAGCGCGCGACGCGATGACGCGGGCTCGCTCGATCGAGGCGGCCGCCGCGCAGAATTAG